Genomic window (Pyrus communis chromosome 13, drPyrComm1.1, whole genome shotgun sequence):
ATCAGCGAACCAAAAGAGTCCAAGTTCAAACCATTGTGATGCCCTGACGCAATATTGAAATTTCATTAGAAGTGATGCCATGTGTTTCAAACCAGAAGTCACATTGCATTTGAATTGAGGAGCAAATCCATTGGATACAAATTATACGCACATTGGTTGTTGGTTGTTCATTGTTTAAAGGAAGAGATGAAATATAATAAACCTTTCCATTTATACATTATATAGTTGATATGAAAGAAGTTGAAATGACACAATTTGCAGAACAAATGTGAATTAATctcatatgcatatatatatatatatatatatatgtatgtatgtatatttacAAGTATCATGAAATATTGATTCCATCTTTACCGTCCAAAAACAATGATATATGGTGAATTCAAAGTTCAATCACCCATACTTACTTTCAAGATGTTTGTTAGCTCAGAATATCTTGAATTGGAATTACAGTTTAGTCTCTGTTTTGCTGCGACACGTTCAGTTTCTTGCTGGGTCAAGATCTTTGCCGGATCCTCCAATTacattcgtttatcgtacatcgtgcggtcagaaattattgtaaattttttatttaaaattgaatataaacaatacaTGATAAAAACTAGTTGCACGATGTAAGATGAACAGATGTGGTTGGAGAATCcccgggatcctcacaaagaggattcgaCGAGGATCTTCTCTCAGGTTTGACATGCAAGCAGCATCCTTTTTAAGCCTAATATGCAagctttctctttccttcaatgcTTTGTTTGAGGGGATTATATTCACAGGAAAGGAATCCTCTCCGGATTCCTtactcctaatccaccaaatcagggAATCTGTGTCATTGCATTTGATCCAATGGGTACAAACATGGGtctactttaaaagttataataactttagatgttggatcaaatttcaataacacAAATCtcttgatttggtggattaggaggaagggatttGGAAATGATCTCTTTCCATATTCACTAACAAGGAAATTTGGTGTAGCCGTGTTTTTGACACactgaaatatttatttttaaataacgACTGAGACAATAACCATGTCAATCCTTACACTTTACTAATCGTAACCAAAGAGGCCAAACAAACATGACAGTTGCgataagtattttttttaacaaacgatattatttctACTAAAGgggaggggtgggcttagcctcacaatgagttagaataatgtggttcaaattcacctttgtcgagaatcgaacttaaggcattctctctttctctttctctaaaCCTTCTCtgtttcctccttcttcttttgcaatCTCTATGTTCTTTTTTCTACATATTGCTTAACATGGTATCATCGCCGAATAAGCTTCGTTGCAAGCTTTTTCAATCCTTAGTTCTTTGCTTCTGCTACATATTTCTTTCTTCTACAATCTTTCTGTGATTTCTTTTCTGAATTTCTGGCTTGTGATTCTTACCCATTTATGTCTTATGTTTtatgcaagttcttacacaccAAGTGTTTGTTTTAAGTTCTCTGAGAAAACTGATCAACATGGTTACCGCGAGTCAATTGCAGATCTTACATTCACCGATCACGGGGTTAATTTCATCCATTTCAACTTCAGTTTCACTCAAGTTGGATGAGACCAACTACCTTCAATGGCACTTTTCAGATGCAATTGATGCTTGAAGGTCACAGAATTATGAGGTTTGTTGATGGCACAAATATGTGTCCTTCCCAATTTCCATCTACCTATTATGGAGATTCTACAGTAACGACTGGTGTCTCATCTTCAAGAATTGAGACAGATGAATACAAGGTCTGGAAAATGCATGATATGGCACTTATGCATCTCATTACTGCAACCCTATCCCCTTCTGCAATTTCTTGTGCTATTGGTAGCACAAGTGCAAGGAATTTATGGGTTAGGCTCCAAGAACAATTCTCTATTGTGAGTAGGGCTGcaatttttcaaatgaaatCAAATCTTTATACCATCAAGAAAGGCACTGATTATGTGACTCAGTACTTGCAAAAAATCAAGGAAGCAAGAGATTTTCTTGCTGCTGCTGGAGTCACATTTGCAGATGaggatattattattattcttgcTCTTAATGGCTTGCCATCCGAGTATAACACCTTTAGATGTGTGATCCGTGGCAGAGAATTATTTGTCTCAAAGATTTTCGATCCCAATTGCTTGCAGAGGAAGCTTTTGTTAAAAACAATTCATCAATACCATTCCTCTCTTCTATGGTGGCACATGATCAAAGACAGGGTTCCAAATATTCAATAACTGCCAATTAAGGTCATGGATCATCTGCATCAAATGGCTCTACACAAAGTCTGGGTTTTCAAGGCAATGGTCATTATAGTTTCTATGCCAGTCCTTGATGCAATGGAGGCAATGGACACAATCAATCCTTTAACTCAAAATCAAGGGGTACATGCAAATTTCAATATAATC
Coding sequences:
- the LOC137712348 gene encoding uncharacterized protein — encoded protein: MRFVDGTNMCPSQFPSTYYGDSTVTTGVSSSRIETDEYKVWKMHDMALMHLITATLSPSAISCAIGSTSARNLWVRLQEQFSIVSRAAIFQMKSNLYTIKKGTDYVTQYLQKIKEARDFLAAAGVTFADEDIIIILALNGLPSEYNTFRCVIRGRELFVSKIFDPNCLQRKLLLKTIHQYHSSLLWWHMIKDRVPNIQ